The segment attccattggcaaataatcttatttacctgctcagatcaaggacaaatacattcatttcaagaaaattttacttatttctagttggTAGCACAAACTATTCAGGTGTATCAAAGCAAAAGGACCTTGAATTCTCATTTTTGTTGAGAATCTATTTATAGTTTCCATTATAGAAACTATTTgctggtttatcacataaaatcccaataaaatatgcaaaggtttgtgtttttattaattgtttttgtctgtttttaatgcCTGGCAGGTCTTATCGCGTTTTATTTCATCTGGATTTCACTCGTTTCTGCTTTTAGTCTCTCCTACGTCTGTCtttgttcctctttgctgcAGCGTTCTTTCTAAATAAAGTTTGCTCAGACTGGATGACATCACTAGTCCTGTTCTCCTGGCGCCGTGCGGCCCAGGAACGTTCTGGCCGGTCACGTCTGGACCGCGCGCCGTTAGCGCTGCTCCACCTGTTGCCTCAGCAGCTCGTTGTCCATCTCCACGCGCTCCACCTCCTTGTAGCCGTCCTGCAGCCGCTGGTTGTTCTGCCGCAGCTCTCGGATGTAGTCGCAGGCTTTGGACAGGATGCCTCCTTTACTCTGAGCAACACACAAAGTTTCAGGGGTTTTGCAGAGGAGCTAAGGCGGAGGCTGTTCGGCCCGTTCGGCCAGCAGAACTGCTCACCGCGCCGGTTCTGGTGTCCACGCTGCAGTCTGGGATCAGCTTGGACAGCGTGACGATCCAGTTGTTGATCTTGTCTCGTCGTCTTCTCTCCACTGCAGACAGAGGAAGGAAACTcgctttattaaacattttcacacaaacttcagtttgtttcactgggattttatgtgtcaGACGAAGATTAGAGGaaggaaaattaaacatttctttacaaataaaagttgcttctctgatcaatgctctcctggtccagtttacagcaggatcaggttctacagaacctcccagagttctgatcatcatcaggacctggagagaggatggaccacctgcagacctaccaggacatggacgtccacctggactgacaggctggaccaggagagcattgatcagagaagcaggaggaccatggtggctctggaggagctgcagagacccacagctcaggtggaggatctgtccacAGGAGAAATATTTGTCCTGAGCTCCATACATCTGGACTAATGAGAAGAAAGCCAGAAGAAGCCTTGGCAGCAGTTTGATgaaggacaacaaccctaaacaccATGGGAGCTATGATGGGAGCACGTTTCCTGgaatggcctaatcaaagtccagatctgatAGGCAGAGGCTGGCTGCTGGGAAAGctaatgcatgccacacttttcagatttcaaatggaaaaaaaacattgaaaaccaCTAAATTATTTTCCTTCAGCTCCACAGTTTTGTGGCAGGAACCGAATAGAACcgaggcagacgttcagtgggtgtgaatactttagcaaggctCTGTTTACATAAATACCAAGAAGTCAGATAAATTCTACCAATCTGTCTTTTATAGCAGCAAAAAGTCAACTGTTGTTGACAGAAAGCCAGTTTTCCACGAGCCAGGAGGAAACTGTGGGAGGAGGAGTTCTGatcaggggaaccagaaccgaACACTTTGGCCCACATGCACAGCGGTGGAGGAAATCTAACGCCAACACGTCACCACGGTAACCCCGGTAAACGTCCTGGACAGCACTGCGTGAGAACCCCAGAACTACATCCAGCCGtccacaccctgacggtggtgagctgcactgcagccacagctgccacaCAAAGTGGGCGAGGCAGAgtttgaaccggcaacccactgGTTACAGGGCGAACTCCCAGCTCCTGCAGCCCtgagcacggtggtggcagcatcatgctgtgggactggGAAGCAGGTCGCTCTGTCACGCTGCAGAGTGGAGGAAAAGCCACGTACCCTCGTTGTGCTGAGCTCGCCGCCTCTCGTCTCTGGGGGCCCGCGGTCCATCAACCTTCCTGCAAACACAGACGGTTACTTCAACGCTGGAAAAGTCGCCGGCTGAAGCAGAACTTTTAGACTTGAGCTGAAGGTCAGGGAGGAAAGTCGCTGTGCAGCCGCAGAAAGCAGCTCCTGCagtatggagctaaaacagcgACATTGAAGAGAGatttgacattaaaaaaatttgacatcaaaaagtcaaacattgttagaaagtaaaaacttgggatgattttctcattttaaagcttttttaaatGGGATGTTTTCATTGTTACTGCAGAGTTCCTCCAGCTATGATGTCCCTACAAGGCGGCGCTGTTTGGCCatcgggggcggggctaaactGAAGGCCCCTTCAGGGACCCTCTGTTTTTCCGGTACtcttcatcatctacctgctgatGATGAAGAGGTAGATGGTTTAGCTCCATGTCTCTACAATCATTAGCTGTATAAGCTAATGAagataatattaatgaaaatataaaacgCTTTACTGTGGTCAAGCAGCGGTACTTTACCGGAGCTTTCCACTAATCTTGTTAAACCGAGCCAagccgagctcggtccgaggTTGGATCggttaaccgtgccgagcttggttcttacgaccgtttacacatcacgctagcacgttacctcgcctcctagtgacgatctgcggtactactgctctctgggattgaaggagggactcaagcaaataaaaatggcggcgcccgtaacattcaggaagttatgcttggttataattgtgatatttggTTGTTAgcagagagtcaggcgaagaaggtcCAATCAGCAacggttcatcacactgctaagcagaatcatctctggaaaccgtgtgtcacggtaaggaagctaaaattattatgaatgtctgaaaccgcaaacttagtcagctgactgtaaggagatgacgcggtctgctcatgctctctttgttatcagagaaccgaggCAGGGAAAATCTGGGCCGAGCCCACCTATCGAACTGGTttagatttagcgcggttcggttgtgtctggctcggttcagttcagttgtgatccatttacactcaaagttatctcagttaccgagctcgcaTCATTCTCGGCTCGGTTAATAAAGGGTGGTGTAAACGGGGTAATAAGTtcacagcaggtagatgatgagtACTGGAAAAACGGAGGGTCCATGAAGGGGCCTTCAGTTTAGCCCCGCCCCCCGATAGCCAAACAGCGGCAGCTTGTAGTGACATCATAGCTGGAGGAGCTCTGCAGTGACAATGAAAACATCCCatttaaaaaagcataaaatgagaaagaagttttactttctaacaatgtttgatttttcaatgtcgctgttttagctccatactGCGTCTGCTAAACCCGCACGGCGGCGACGCCTGAAGGCCGGCTACTCACGTGGTGTAGGTGTGGGTTCTGGGCGCGATGGTCCGCGGACTCGCCGTCTGCAGAACCTCCGACGGACTCATCATCACGTAAAACTGGCCTGGGTTCAACAGAACAAACAGCGTCAGCGTCAGCAGACGGGTCCGGGTCCCCCGGAGCCCAGCGCCTCCTCACCTCCTGCCTGGGTGATGGCCGGGTCGGCGGCCTGAACCGACACCGCCGTCCCATCGCTGACGGCGGCCGCTGGGAAGTAAGCGAACCGCGTCTCTCCTCCGACGGCCTCCCCGCCTGGACTGCCCCCGTTGCTGAAGGAGTTCTGGATCACAGCCTAGGAGTCAGAGAGAGGAGCACGtcagaaccactgagctatataatacactggagggCTGATttagctgaaaaactgaagtcactggccgccatcttgctactccctactctcacagaatcccacaggatttggttgcaacaacaagcagttttctggctgtgtgaaaacgtttcacaggtaattctacagtcagtggatgtactaacactatcaactactaggaaattaggtgctgaaatattttacatgttaaatatatatatataagtatgtgtatatgtatatatatgtatacaaatatgtaaatatatgtttttgtatattgttatttatatatttataaacgttaaacatatatatttaaatgaataaaatgcaaaatatttcagcacatgactttctcagtacttgatatttttagaacataacataaaactatatggcatttgacattttaaaagtcttaagccccccctgaacatgagaaaatcctcgttattcgatgctgtagtgcacatattccctagttactggggggaaatagggagtaccaatacagggttcctacagcataaggcaagttaaattcaagactttttaagactttttaatgacacttgaaataaaaagttaagaccaaattcacgataaacaagaaaaacctggatgcgacaacttcacccaaatgtttattttaacataaaccattactttctggcccagtagacatgtttaaaattttgaaaaatatttcatacaggaagaaagctaaaaaacacaaattacagatatattttttaacaactactgaactgaattctcaaactttgttttgttccctactaaaataaactattttggtATCTGGTGACAaatttaagacctaagaaagactgatttaagacattttaatgccaattaaggccttagttttaggttacagaattcaatgccttttaaggaTCCGTTGGAACCCtgcaatatggcggctggtggcttcaaagcgactcgttcaaacagacggtgattagcactccagtgtagaATAGAGATCAGTGTCAGAACAGGAAGAACCTTCTCCGTCGACCCAGAACCGTGGCTGCGCTAacatctgcagcagaaccctCAAACATCTGCCACC is part of the Fundulus heteroclitus isolate FHET01 chromosome 13, MU-UCD_Fhet_4.1, whole genome shotgun sequence genome and harbors:
- the usf2 gene encoding upstream stimulatory factor 2, whose translation is MEMLEQSLEGSVSHAKQETEEVVQLQEGDAVGPDEQSAVTIASVPQAAFADHGVQYQFRTENSGGQVTYRVVQVTEDHLEATADATGAVSVVSAAAFAGAPQAVAQAVIQNSFSNGGSPGGEAVGGETRFAYFPAAAVSDGTAVSVQAADPAITQAGGQFYVMMSPSEVLQTASPRTIAPRTHTYTTKVDGPRAPRDERRRAQHNEVERRRRDKINNWIVTLSKLIPDCSVDTRTGASKGGILSKACDYIRELRQNNQRLQDGYKEVERVEMDNELLRQQIEELKNENALLRAQLQQHGVEVNGDETPQ